Part of the Streptococcaceae bacterium ESL0687 genome is shown below.
GCTTCACCCAATAATTCCCAGGAAATTTTAAGGAATAAATTTAAAGATGTTAAAAATGTTAGCCTGCTATTTGCTGATGAAAATAAGGGCTACAGTGCAGGTAATAATATCGGAATAAAATTTGCCTTGAAGGAATTTAATTCCAAATATGTTGGAATATTAAACCCGGACGTTATTATTCCAGATGCAAACCTTATCTATAAAACAATTGAAGCTTTAAATATTGATGATAAGTATGTGATAGCAGGGGCTTCGCCAATTAACAATTCCAAACATTTTAATGCCAGTGAGGCAGGTTGGAGAATTCCTACGGCTAAGGAGCTTGTCCTAAATCATTCGATTAGAATGCCTTACAGCAGGATTGCTCAGTCCTTTAATATTGTAGATGGAACAATAGCTGAGGTTGATTGTGTTGCAGGCTGCTATTTTATAGCTAAATCAGATTTCTTAAAGGAAATTGACTACTTGGATGAGGGAACCTTCCTATACAATGAGGAAAATATTCTGGGAATTAAAGCTAAAAGGTTGGGTTACAAGGAATTAATTCTATTAGATGAATTTTACCTACATAACCATAGGCACAGTTCCAAGGACCTAAAAGGTGATTTTAGGGCCTTAAAAATATCTTATGATTCTAGGGCTTATTTATGCCGTAATTACTATTCAAAATCATTAATTCTTCCCTTATATTTAGTAGATAAGAGTAATTATTTGGTTAAAATCGTGGGAAGATTAAAGAAGAGTATTAAAAAATAGAAGTTTAAGATGAGCAATTTAAGTTTTTATAAATAATTATTAAGGGGAATAAATGAAAAATGATCCAAAAATAGCTTCAATCATAGTAACTTTCAACAGGAAGGACCTACTTATTGAAGCAGTTGAAGCAATGAAAAATCAAACACTAAAGCCGTCAAATATCATTATTATCGATAATAATTCGACTGATGGAACCTTTGAAGAATTAGAAAAAAATAACCTACTTGGTGGAAATGTAATCTATAAAAAATTAGATGAAAACATCGGGGGAGCTGGTGGATTTAGCGCTGGAGTTAAGTATGCCCTTGATAATTTAGAATTTGACTGGCTATCACTATCAGATGATGATGCCATCTACGACTTAAATTATTTTGAAAATCTCTTCTCAAATGAGGACGAGTATAGTGAATACGGCGGTCTTTGTGGTAAGGTTCAATTCCCAGACGGGGAAGTTCAAATGGAGCAAAGAAGAAATGTCACTAATCCCAATATCCTTCTTTCTGAGCCAGTGGCCCCTGAAACCAAGGCAGATATTGATTTAGCAAGTTTCTGTGGTCTAGTTGTAAATAGGGATGTTGTTGAAAAGATTGGCTTACCAAGAGAAGACTTTTTCATTTGGATGGATGATACAGAATACAGCCTAAGAATTAGAAAAGAAGCAAAAATTTTGTATAATCCTTTAGCCTTTATTAACCATAAAACTGCTAAACCTGCACCTGCTTCTGCTGGACCAACTAAATTAAACTGGAAAAACTACTATGGTTATAGGAATAGTCTAGTAACAGGTTGGGCTCATGCAGAGAACAAGATGGTCTTTTCTTTAGTTAACCTAAAAAACTATTCAAAGATTATTTTTGGTAAATTAAGACGTGGTGATAAGGATTCAGCTAAGGTTGTATTTACTAGTACTGTTGATGCCATAAGAGGAAATATGGGAATAAGCGAGAAATATCGTCCTTAATTATTCCTAGGGAAATAAAAATAAATTTTGGAGATTGACTTGGAAAGATATAGTAGAAGAAGAAAAAAGAATAGTCTTTGGGTCTTTGTTGTTCCACTTTTAATAGTTTTATTGCTTGTTGGCGGTGGAGTTTATGCCTTAAGAGACCTTTTCCTACCTCAAAAGGAAGAGGCTACAACTAGCCTTAGTAGCAATCAACCTGCTAAAACTTCAGAAGAAAATGGGTATGTGCCTGAGGAGAAAACCCCAGCTGCTACAGGAAGTATGGAGTTAGCAGAAGATACTGGTGAAGCTGGTTGGGTAAAGGTTCCATCAAGCGAGAAACTAGATAAATTTACTGATTTGTCGGTAAATAATATTACAATCTACCGAATCAATAATCCTGAAGTGCTTAAGACTGTGACTAATTTAAGACTGTGACTAATTTAAGTGATCAAAGGATGTCGATGGATGAGGTTATGGCCAAGTATCCAAACTCATTGATTATGAATGCTTCAGGTTTTAATATGGAAACAGGGGTAATTGCAGGTTTCCAAATTAACAACGGGGAATTAATCAGGGACTGGAAATCAGGTGACAGCCTGCAATATGCCTTTGTAATTAATAAGGACGGATCATGTAAAATCTATGACTCAAGAACACCAGCAAGTGAAATTATTGCAAATGGTGGCCAGCAGTCCTATGATTTTGGATCAGCCATTATCCGCGACGGGGTGATTCAGCCAAGTGATGGATCTGTGGACTGGAAAATTCACATGTTTATTGCCAATGATAAAAAGAACAATTTATATGCTATCTTAAGTGATACTAATGCTGGATATTCAAATATCATGAATGCTGTATCTAATCTGGGGTTAGAAAATATGCTGCTTCTTGATGGAGGCGGATCAAGTCAGATATCAGTTAATGGACAGGTAATTGTTGCCAGTCAAGATAATAGAGCTGTTCCAGATTACATCGTTATGAGATAAGAAAAAGAACCCTAGGGTTCTTTTTTATTTCATTGATTGGACAAACATATTTTTAACTGAATCAAGTTCCTCTTGGGTTACAATTTTAGTATCATTTTCAGTTACTGTATGTAGATTTAATTTACTTGTATTAATTAGTCCCTTGTTGTAGTTAAGGGCAATTTCTTTGGCATCTTTTAAGCTAATATCTGATTTAGTAATGCTTGAAAGGGCATCTAAAATATTGCGGTAGTAGTTAATATTTTGTAATTTTTTACTGCTAGCAATTTTTTGAATGTTACCATATAGCTCCATTGAAACATTTTGAATTCTCTTAACTGATGAATCAAAGTCTGCATCATCAACCTGTGTTAGGTAAGCTTGAACTTGGTCTGCAGTCTGTAGGGTCACAGTACCTTGTTGGAATTTATAGCCGTTAGCATTGAAGGCCTTAGGATTTTCCATGGTAATTCCACCAGTTGCCTGAACAACAGTACCCATATTGTTTACATCAATTTGAACGACCTTGTTAATTGGAACTTTGATGAGATCAGAGACCATTTGAATGACTCCCTCATCGCCACCAGTATTATAAGCTTCGGTTATTGTCTTTTGGTTGGGCATAAGGGCAAAGACCGGAAAATTCATAAAGGTTGTTTGCTTGCTTTTGGCATTTGTTGAAGCCAAAACAGCAGCATAGGCAATATTGGTAGAATTATTTCGTCCACTTTCAATAATTAGGGTTGTAAAGGCCTCAGAATCCTTAAAGTTGATATCGGTTGTTTGAGGGAAAGTCTTATAAGAGTTTGCGAAAACAGCATCGACATTCCTATAGATGATAAAAGAAGCTGACCCAAGGAAGATAAGGATAATCAAAAGTAGGCTAAAGAATACTTTTAAACCAGTGTGTCTTTTAGGGTATCTTCTGCTGCGTCTTCTATCAGAGTAGTGATTTCGTTTGTTAAACATAATATCTCCATCTAAAAATTAAATTCTCTTAATTTTATCACAAATTAAATGAATATTATGTATATTTTTAAACTTTTTCTGTATTTATAAACAAAGGTTAATTAAAAGAAATATTATTGAATGCGTGTAGATAATGTTCTACAAGTGTTTTATTTTTTAAAATTTTAGTTTATAATGTGAACATTGGGATAATCTGGCCTATATTTTAATACTGAGGATGAAAAATGAATCAAGTGACTGAACTATTCTTATCTTATCTAGATTTAAAGCTGGATAAGTCATTGCATGAAATCGTTTATGATGCCTTTTATAAGATGATAATTACGGGGAAAATTCCAGCAGGAACTAGGATAAATGAAAAACAAATTTCCGTCCACTCTAATATATCACGAACTCCAATCAGACAGGCTTTAAAGCAGTTGGAGTCTGAGAAGTTAATAGCCTACGGGCTTGGGAACAAAAATGGAGCTGTCGTTCTTGGAATAACCAGAAAAGATGTTCATGAGATTTTCACAATTAGAAGATCATTTGAAACACTTGCAGCCATTGAGGCTAGTAAAAAAATGTCTGAAAAAGATTTTTCAGAACTTTATAGGCTTGTCCTTGAAGCTGAAGATCTATATGACCTAGACGATTTTGCAGGAATCAGAAGTAATTTTAGGGATTTTAATAATTTTATTTTTGAGAAGGCAAGAATTTTTAGGATTCAAAATATTCTTGAGACCTTAGAGGTCTACCAGTTGTATTTTTATGAAATTACAACCAAATGCAAGGAAAGAACTTTGGATGTTATCAGAAATCATCAAAAAATTTATGCTCTAATGCTTGATGGTGATGAAAAAGGACTTGAATCTTTGATTGATGACTATCTTAAACTGAGTTCAGATTTTATAGCAAGTGCTATAGATGACAAGGAAGTAAAGAGAATTTAAATTTATTAATTTAGCTATTATATAATTTTTAGAACATATAAAAACATTTACAAGCATGTTTATCATTTGACTGAAGTAGGGAGTTTTGATAGACTTATTTATAACAAGGGAGTAACTAACGTGCAGACGTGGTAATATCGACAATTCGAGTAATCCGGTATTACCTTAAAAAGTGAGACTTGTGGCTGAGCCACAGGTCTCTATTTTTTTACTTACCTGTGATACTTACCTGTGAAAGAAAGGAAAATTATGTCAGAGAAAAAGTTTTTTACACAAACAGGGGATGAAGTCCTAAAGGAGTTGGACTCATCAACTAAAGGTTTAAGCACGGAGGAGGTTAACCGCCGCCTTGAGCTTTACGGAAAAAATGAGCTTGATACCGGGAAAAAAGAATCTCTTTTAACAAAATTTTTAAATCAGTTTAAAGATTTGATGATAATCGTTTTGATTATTGCAGCCATCTTGTCAGTGGTAACAAGTGGTGGGGAGGATATTACTGATGCGATTATTATCATGGCTGTTGTAATCATCAATGCAGCCTTTGGTGTCTTCCAAGAAAACAAGGCTGAAGCTGCAATTGACGCCTTGAAATCAATGAGTACGCCTAATGCGCGTGTTCGTCGTAATGGTCATGTTGAAGACATTGAGTCAAACTTACTGGTTCCAGGGGATATTGTTCTTCTTGAAGCAGGGGATGTAGTTCCAGCTGATATTCGCTTGCTTGATACAGCCAGCATGAAGATTGAAGAAGCAGCACTAACTGGAGAGTCAGTACCAGTTGATAAGGATGAGGACATTCTTTTAGGTAATGATGCAGGAATTGGTGACCGTGTTAATATGGCCTACCAAAATGCTAATGTGACCTATGGTCGCGGGGTCGGTGTAGTTGTTGCAACTGGGATGTATACTGAGGTTGGACGTATTGCCAGCATGCTTGAAAATGCTGACGAAACTGAGACACCTCTTAAGGAAAATCTAAACCGCCTGTCTAAGGTTTTGACTTATGCTATTCTTGTGATTGCAGCTGTTACCTTCTGTGTGGGAGTCTTTATCCAAGGACATGCACCTCTTGATGAGCTTATGACGTCTGTTGCGCTTGCGGTTGCTGCAATTCCAGAAGGACTTCCAGCTATTGTAACTATTGTTTTAGCTCTTGGAACTCAGGTTCTTACTAAGAAGAATGCCATTGTTCGTAAACTTCCAGCAGTTGAAACTTTGGGTTCAACTGAGATTATTGCCAGTGATAAAACTGGTACCCTAACCCTTAATCAAATGACTGTTGAAAAAGTTTATACCAATGGACAGTTGAGAGATGCTGCAGATGAAATCACAGCCGATGATATGACCTTAAAGGTTATGAACTTTGCCAACGATACTAAAATTAGTCAAGACGGTAAGCTACTTGGGGATCCAACTGAAACAGCCCTTATCCAATATGGTTTGGATAATAACTATGACGTTCGAGAAATTTTAAAAGTCGAAAAACGTGTAGCAGAAATTCCTTTTGATAGTGATCGTAAACTAATGACAACCATTCATAAGGAAGCTGATGGTAAATATTTAGTAGCAGTTAAGGGAGCACCTGACCAACTTCTAAAACGTATTACTAGAAAGCTTGAAAACGGTCAAGTAACTACGTTAACAGATGCCGATAGGAAAAATATTTTAGATTTAAATACT
Proteins encoded:
- a CDS encoding glycosyltransferase family 2 protein, giving the protein MPLEKPKYFDELSLVVLNYNSFDDTIKCVEQLLSFSENFNIIVVDNASPNNSQEILRNKFKDVKNVSLLFADENKGYSAGNNIGIKFALKEFNSKYVGILNPDVIIPDANLIYKTIEALNIDDKYVIAGASPINNSKHFNASEAGWRIPTAKELVLNHSIRMPYSRIAQSFNIVDGTIAEVDCVAGCYFIAKSDFLKEIDYLDEGTFLYNEENILGIKAKRLGYKELILLDEFYLHNHRHSSKDLKGDFRALKISYDSRAYLCRNYYSKSLILPLYLVDKSNYLVKIVGRLKKSIKK
- a CDS encoding glycosyltransferase family 2 protein encodes the protein MKNDPKIASIIVTFNRKDLLIEAVEAMKNQTLKPSNIIIIDNNSTDGTFEELEKNNLLGGNVIYKKLDENIGGAGGFSAGVKYALDNLEFDWLSLSDDDAIYDLNYFENLFSNEDEYSEYGGLCGKVQFPDGEVQMEQRRNVTNPNILLSEPVAPETKADIDLASFCGLVVNRDVVEKIGLPREDFFIWMDDTEYSLRIRKEAKILYNPLAFINHKTAKPAPASAGPTKLNWKNYYGYRNSLVTGWAHAENKMVFSLVNLKNYSKIIFGKLRRGDKDSAKVVFTSTVDAIRGNMGISEKYRP
- a CDS encoding phosphodiester glycosidase family protein, giving the protein MDEVMAKYPNSLIMNASGFNMETGVIAGFQINNGELIRDWKSGDSLQYAFVINKDGSCKIYDSRTPASEIIANGGQQSYDFGSAIIRDGVIQPSDGSVDWKIHMFIANDKKNNLYAILSDTNAGYSNIMNAVSNLGLENMLLLDGGGSSQISVNGQVIVASQDNRAVPDYIVMR
- a CDS encoding LCP family protein; the encoded protein is MFNKRNHYSDRRRSRRYPKRHTGLKVFFSLLLIILIFLGSASFIIYRNVDAVFANSYKTFPQTTDINFKDSEAFTTLIIESGRNNSTNIAYAAVLASTNAKSKQTTFMNFPVFALMPNQKTITEAYNTGGDEGVIQMVSDLIKVPINKVVQIDVNNMGTVVQATGGITMENPKAFNANGYKFQQGTVTLQTADQVQAYLTQVDDADFDSSVKRIQNVSMELYGNIQKIASSKKLQNINYYRNILDALSSITKSDISLKDAKEIALNYNKGLINTSKLNLHTVTENDTKIVTQEELDSVKNMFVQSMK
- a CDS encoding GntR family transcriptional regulator, whose translation is MNQVTELFLSYLDLKLDKSLHEIVYDAFYKMIITGKIPAGTRINEKQISVHSNISRTPIRQALKQLESEKLIAYGLGNKNGAVVLGITRKDVHEIFTIRRSFETLAAIEASKKMSEKDFSELYRLVLEAEDLYDLDDFAGIRSNFRDFNNFIFEKARIFRIQNILETLEVYQLYFYEITTKCKERTLDVIRNHQKIYALMLDGDEKGLESLIDDYLKLSSDFIASAIDDKEVKRI
- a CDS encoding cation-translocating P-type ATPase translates to MSEKKFFTQTGDEVLKELDSSTKGLSTEEVNRRLELYGKNELDTGKKESLLTKFLNQFKDLMIIVLIIAAILSVVTSGGEDITDAIIIMAVVIINAAFGVFQENKAEAAIDALKSMSTPNARVRRNGHVEDIESNLLVPGDIVLLEAGDVVPADIRLLDTASMKIEEAALTGESVPVDKDEDILLGNDAGIGDRVNMAYQNANVTYGRGVGVVVATGMYTEVGRIASMLENADETETPLKENLNRLSKVLTYAILVIAAVTFCVGVFIQGHAPLDELMTSVALAVAAIPEGLPAIVTIVLALGTQVLTKKNAIVRKLPAVETLGSTEIIASDKTGTLTLNQMTVEKVYTNGQLRDAADEITADDMTLKVMNFANDTKISQDGKLLGDPTETALIQYGLDNNYDVREILKVEKRVAEIPFDSDRKLMTTIHKEADGKYLVAVKGAPDQLLKRITRKLENGQVTTLTDADRKNILDLNTKLAKQALRVLMMAYKEVDQIPELESDIVEKDLIFAGLVGMIDPERKEAAEAVKVAKQAGIRPIMITGDHQDTAEAIAKRLGIIDAGDTEDHVLTGAELNDLSDEDFQKVVGQYSVYARVSPEHKVRIVKAWQNEGKVVAMTGDGVNDAPALKTADIGIGMGITGTEVSKGASDMVLADDNFATIIVAVEEGRKVFSNIQKTVQYLLSANTAEVLAIFLATLLGWDVLQPVHLLWINLVTDTFPAIALGVEPTEPGIMNHKPRGRKSSLFSNGVMSSIIYQGLLQAALTLGVYWFGISHPVHVGDDVAIHADALTMAFATLGLIQLVHAFNVKSVYQSIFTVGPFKSKTFNWSILVSFILLAATIVIPGFNDIFHVSHLDGYQWLVVAIGSLSMVVIVEIVKFVQRAMGLDDK